The Arctopsyche grandis isolate Sample6627 chromosome 10, ASM5162203v2, whole genome shotgun sequence genome window below encodes:
- the LOC143917946 gene encoding intraflagellar transport protein 74 homolog, which translates to MRPGSAYRGGTASRLPTGNFGAPPPTAVGRVGTSNFSGVNMMDRPITQQGLSGMRTSTGVGRQRQLRDRRYWEELLSGRVRALKTEVTRLQKLADTAARERSANKHYEARGRELAQELTDLQGRLSDYNIASQMSTASDIIAIQKQTAELESSNNQMSTELETIFAERQHKESQLKQLNEQINKEQTAMDVLIKEMSPSEKARYTQLNNVVTGLQDETDHARAQIDEMSKIKSDLEKQISMSQMKMHMVDLLRKLMTVEEKRESLKEEMNNKLQPAQERDQLLIQVREDNAAISSMESNAQSMREEIKRIHEQLEQADQDLEEGQSERHKKYRELKKREETMDAFMSTYDKNAKDEKTRIKQLELDIVFSLEHISSNLDQLNFDEIDLLKQKNGAQTFNTMEVDSNKTTDALIKDYERLEAQLKKAHTTREHLAAEMISLPEKIKALRQSTETMSNLEILKSEGNTRKRELSKEADALRDKLIPTENAVKEATNKYRELQKRLDGNEMYTQLNAMEEKLLDIESSNAALREDIASITIKTDYEPLKKQVFDVVKNLNERLTTVTKSNLY; encoded by the exons ATGCGTCCAGGATCAGCATACCGCGGTGGGACCGCTTCTAGACTTCCTACAGGCAACTTTGGAGCGCCGCCTCCTACAGCTGTTGGAAGGGTTGGCACTTCTAATTTCAGTGGTGTAAATATG ATGGATAGGCCAATCACTCAACAAGGTTTGTCGGGTATGCGTACAAGCACTGGCGTAGGACGCCAAAGACAATTGCGAGATCGCCGCTATTGGGAAGAACTGTTGAGTGGAAGAGTGAGAGCTTTGAAAACAGAAGTCACTCGTTTGCAAAAGCTAGCTGATACAGCAGCAAGAGAACGTTCGGCAAATAAGCACTATGAAGCTAGAGGTCGTGAATTGGCTCAAGAACTGACAG ATCTTCAGGGTCGCTTATCAGATTATAACATCGCATCTCAAATGTCGACAGCTTCCGATATAATTGCAATTCAGAAGCAAACAGCCGAACTGGAAAGTTCCAACAACCAAATGTCTACTGAGCTCGAAACAATATTTGCTGAAAGGCAACATAAGGAGAGTCAGCTCAAACAACTTAacgaacaaataaataaa gaGCAAACTGCAATGGATGTACTGATAAAAGAGATGTCTCCGTCAGAAAAAGCGCGATATACTCAGTTAAATAATGTAGTTACGGGTCTTCAAGACGAAACTGATCATGCGAGGGCACAAATAgatgaaatgtcaaaaattaaaAGTGATCTCGAAAAGCAAATATCCATGTCACAG ATGAAAATGCATATGGTAGATTTATTAAGGAAATTGATGACTGTCGAAGAAAAGCGCGAGTCTCTCAAAGAggaaatgaataataaattacaacCGGCTCAAGAGCGAGACCAATTGTTAATACAG GTGAGGGAAGATAACGCTGCGATTTCATCCATGGAAAGTAATGCACAATCGATGAGAGAAGAGATAAAAAGAATACATGAACAGTTGGAACAAGCTGACcaa gaTTTGGAGGAAGGCCAATCTGAGAGGCACAAAAAGTACAGAGAGCTGAAAAAGCGAGAGGAAACAATGGACGCGTTCATGTCAACGTATGATAAAAACGCGAAAGATGAGAAAACGAGAATAAAACAATTGGAACTAGACATAGTATTTTCATTGGAACATATAAGCTCCAATTTGGACCAGTTGAACTTTGACGAAATCGATTTACTTAAGCAGAAAAATGGAGCCCAGACTTTTAACACAATGGAGGTGGATTCTAACAAAACGACCGATGCTCTAATAAAAGACTACGAAAGATTAGAGGCACAGTTGAAAAAG GCTCATACGACAAGGGAGCATTTGGCAGCTGAAATGATAAGTTTACCTGAAAAAATCAAAGCCTTGCGACAATCGACCGAAACCATGTCTAATTTAGAGATTTTAAAATCAGAAGGTAATACACGCAAGAGAGAACTAAGCAAAGAAGCTGATGCATTGAGAGATAAATTGATTCCCACTGAAAATGCCGTCAAAGAGGCTACGAATAAATACCGCGAATTACAA aaacgTCTCGATGGAAACGAAATGTACACACAATTAAATGCCATGGAAGAAAAGTTATTGGACATTGAAAGCAGCAATGCCGCATTAAGGGAGGATATAGCATCTATTACCATTAAAACAGATTATGAACCATTAAAAAAACAAGTTTTTGATGttgtcaaaaatttaaatgaacgaTTAACAACAGTAACAAAAAGTAATTTGTATTAA